CTTTCGAGGTGGCCCACGTCGGTGATGTTGCGCACGTAGCGCACCTGGTAGCCCAGGTGGCGCAGGTAGCGCGTGAGCACGTCGAACACGATGGGGCCGCGCGCATTGCCCAGGTGGGCGTCGTTATACACGGTAGGGCCGCACAGGTAGAGGCCCACCAGCGGCGGAGCTACGGGCTCGAAATTTTCCTTTTTACGGGTGAGCGTATTATAAAGCGTGAGCGACATGGAGAAGTGAACAGTTGGCAATGAGCAGTGCGCCGTTTTCGGCGGCTACTGCTCCCGGCGCAGGCATCGGAGTTAACGCAACGGCGAAGGTGCGGCAAAGTTCAGCATAGCGCGCGGAAGTAGCGCGCAGCCGGAGCCAGGCACTACTTCAGCTGGTATAAGGCCTCGACCGGAAAATGGTCGGCATACGGGATTTCGGTGTGCACGCGGCAGGCCAGCACCCGCCACTGCGGGCCGGCAAACTGCTGGTCGATGCGCAGCAGCGGCGGCAGGCGGCCGTGGTAGGTATTGCCCGGTCCGAAGCCCACAGTAGCCCAGGCATTCTGGAGGGGCCAGCCAGGCGGTTATAAGAATAGGAGTAAGGCAGGTCGTTGCAGTCGCCGGCCAGCAGCACCGGGTAAGGCGAATGGGTAAGGCGCGCCACCAGCGTATCGGCCTGCCAGGCGCGGGCTGCCGCGCCGCGCGCGAAGCGCCCCAGCAGGCCGCGCCCCTTGCTGCGCAGGCCGGCCTTGCTAGAGCCGGCGGCCACCAGGTCGTTCTCATCCATACTCATGCTCTGGAGGTGGGCGTTGAAGATGCGCACCGTGTCGTGGGGGCCGGGACCCACCACATCGACCCACATGGCGTGGTTTTGACTGAGGCGGCCAAACGCGATTTCGCCCCGGCCCACGATGGGCAGCCGCGAGAAGATGGCTAGCCCAAACTGCGCGCCCGCGCTATTCGTCAGGCTTTTGGAGATGAACGCCTGCCGGCCGCTGGCCGCGCCCAGCTTGTCGGCCACTCGAAACAGGTCGCCGTCGCTGGTGCGCGTGCCGGCCGGTTCCTGGTAAAACTCCTGGAGGCACAGCACGTCGGCCGGGCTGGCTGCCAGCCACGCGATGGCTTTGGCCGGGGCGGAGGGGTCAGCCTTGCGCAGGTGGGCATACACGTTGAAAATGCGCACGTTGGCCGACAGCAGGCGCAGGCTGCGGCGCGGCACGGGCTGGGCTAGCGGGCCGCTGGTATAGCCCGAGGCGAGTTGGCGCAGCCCCGCCCAGTGCAGCGGTAGCCCGCGCTGCACCTGCGGCCACGCCAGCAGCAGCGCCGCCAGCGGCAGCAGCGCAATGCGGCGCCGCCGCAGCGCCCACCCGAGCGCCACCAGCGCCGTGAGCGCCAGCCACAAAGGCACCGTGAGCGCCAGCAGGGGCGCCAGCGCCAGCTGCCCGCCCGGTACCCGCTCGGCGGCCACGCTCAGCAGCAGGCCCAGCAGCACAAGGAGGGTAAAACGGTAGGAAAGCAAGCGGCGCACACAAGACCGGCAGCGCGTAAGTAGGCCGCCGGCCGGGCAAAAATACGTTGGCCGGGCCGGCGCAACAGGTTGGCACTTTTGCGCCAGTAACTTAGATTTACTAAAGAGTTACAATGCCCGTTTTTTATGCTGAAGAATTTTTACGTTAGTATCCTTTGTTTGCTCGCGCTGAGCTTACCGGGCTGGGCTCAGACCATCCCTGCCCAACCGCCCGCCGCCCCGCCCGATATTGCCCCCAGCCTGGAGTTTGTGGCCAATAAAGGCCAGTGGCCGGCGGCCGTGCGCTACGCGGCCGCCGTGCCGGGCGGCCACCTGTGCCTGGAGCCCGGCGGGCTGCGCTACATTTTATTGCAGCCCCTCGCGCACCCGCCAGCCAAAGCGGTGGCTAGCCCGGTGCGGGCCGCCAGTTCGGCTAAAGCCAAGGCCGCAGCCGCGCCGCCCAGCGATGCCGGCCCGGCCGGTACCGGCCCCGTGCAGGGTCACCAGCTGCGCATACAGTTTGTGGGGGCCGATGCGAGCACGGCCTTGGTGCCCGCCCAGGCCACCGGCGAAGTGCGCAACTACCTGCACGGCAGCGACCCCAGCCAGTGGGCCAGCGCCGTGCCCAGCTACCGGCAGGTACGCTACCAGGCACCCTGGCCGGGCATCGCAGCCCGCTTCTACGAGAATGAAACCCAGCATCTGGAATATGATTTTGAGCTGGCGGCCGGGGCCGAGGCCAGCCGCGTGCAGCTACGCTACCAGGGGGCTAGCAGCCTCACTCTCAGCGCCGACGGGCAGCTGCACGTTGGCACTTCGGTGGGCGAGCTAACCGAGCTAGCGCCGC
The genomic region above belongs to Hymenobacter sp. BRD128 and contains:
- a CDS encoding endonuclease/exonuclease/phosphatase family protein, whose product is MLSYRFTLLVLLGLLLSVAAERVPGGQLALAPLLALTVPLWLALTALVALGWALRRRRIALLPLAALLLAWPQVQRGLPLHWAGLRQLASGYTSGPLAQPVPRRSLRLLSANVRIFNVYAHLRKADPSAPAKAIAWLAASPADVLCLQEFYQEPAGTRTSDGDLFRVADKLGAASGRQAFISKSLTNSAGAQFGLAIFSRLPIVGRGEIAFGRLSQNHAMWVDVVGPGPHDTVRIFNAHLQSMSMDENDLVAAGSSKAGLRSKGRGLLGRFARGAAARAWQADTLVARLTHSPYPVLLAGDCNDLPYSYSYNRLAGPSRMPGLLWASDRAIPTTAACRRCCASTSSLPARSGGCWPAACTPKSRMPTIFRSRPYTS